From Streptomyces sp. HUAS MG91, the proteins below share one genomic window:
- a CDS encoding GNAT family N-acetyltransferase, whose translation MNFEIFRDAWGIPHLRADDASALAYAQGYVTAADRGWQIEVERYRMLGTSAGLLGAGEAGWDAFARRARLADTARRCLDTLDPDTRAWVAAYVDGVNHGLREHGGRAPEFARTGATPGRWEPWTPLGVWLSTHVLFAGFPGKLWRDEVVRRLGADAVELFATDGPGTLGSNGWLVDAARAADGGALIAGDPHRYIEDPGVYQQIRLACPEFDVVGLAVPGVPGIGHFGHAGSVAWAITNAMADYQDLYRERLRRTGDGGVEALGPDGWRPAHAHVEEGVEVVETERGVVVIGGPDEGEGISLRQPARVFGNLGFATLPALLRARTVADVDRALEGWAEPVNVVFAADTEGGLLHRVAGTVPVRDPENGVRVVPAWEERYAWRGVHDPLPRAEVDGVAVMANERSLAAPLGTEFAPPHRARRIAELLAGRETWAAADMAAVHTDTALASAKPLLDLVECLDGLSPEAARLRASLLNWDRRMESGSVRAAAYARVRSAVVLRIAAHPSLATLTGLGPGYPEVFRPWLALVPRVAYGLENLLTADRLPYGDRLTAVREAVEEVAGAAEATWGELHRLAAWQALPDHGAERPALGGDHDCVLSTSSVPGITDLAARGPAARYVWDLARRDNSRWIVPHGASGVPGTPHHRDQLPLWLRGEPAPVVTDFDRLTPSKETPVLDVYERAVDGFGTFRLGPVDPAGADIDVLHGWVREERAVFWGMTGLDRDAVRDIYAHMDTLDTHHAFLVRLDGVPVALFQTYEPEADRVSECYEVRDGDIGVHLLVGPPAGRTGARHGFTGALADVLVSYALDGLGAKRIVVEPDARNDKAIALFARSGFELVGGIVLPEVDLPEVYLPEKRAQLALYTR comes from the coding sequence GTGAACTTCGAGATTTTCCGGGACGCGTGGGGGATACCGCACCTGCGGGCGGACGACGCGTCGGCGCTCGCGTACGCGCAGGGGTACGTGACCGCCGCCGACCGCGGCTGGCAGATCGAGGTCGAGCGGTACCGGATGCTCGGCACCTCCGCCGGGCTGCTCGGGGCGGGCGAGGCCGGCTGGGACGCCTTCGCGCGGCGGGCCCGGCTCGCGGACACCGCCCGCCGCTGCCTCGACACCCTCGACCCGGACACCCGCGCCTGGGTGGCCGCGTACGTCGACGGGGTCAACCACGGCCTGCGCGAACACGGCGGCCGCGCCCCGGAGTTCGCCCGGACCGGCGCGACGCCGGGCCGCTGGGAGCCGTGGACACCGCTCGGCGTGTGGCTGTCGACGCACGTACTGTTCGCCGGGTTCCCCGGGAAGCTGTGGCGCGACGAGGTCGTGAGGCGGCTCGGGGCCGACGCGGTGGAGCTGTTCGCGACCGACGGCCCCGGCACGCTGGGCAGCAACGGCTGGCTGGTAGACGCGGCCCGCGCCGCGGACGGCGGCGCGCTGATCGCGGGCGACCCGCACCGGTACATCGAGGACCCGGGCGTCTACCAGCAGATCCGGCTGGCCTGCCCGGAGTTCGACGTGGTGGGCCTCGCCGTGCCGGGCGTCCCCGGCATCGGCCACTTCGGGCACGCGGGCTCTGTCGCCTGGGCCATCACCAACGCCATGGCCGACTACCAGGACCTGTACCGCGAGCGGCTGCGACGCACCGGCGACGGCGGCGTCGAGGCGCTGGGCCCCGACGGCTGGCGCCCGGCCCACGCGCACGTGGAAGAGGGCGTGGAGGTCGTCGAGACCGAGCGCGGCGTCGTCGTCATCGGCGGGCCCGACGAGGGCGAGGGCATCAGCCTGCGCCAGCCCGCCCGCGTCTTCGGCAACCTCGGGTTCGCCACGCTGCCCGCGCTGCTGCGCGCCCGTACCGTCGCCGACGTGGACCGGGCCCTGGAGGGCTGGGCCGAGCCGGTCAACGTCGTGTTCGCCGCCGACACCGAGGGCGGCCTGCTGCACCGGGTCGCGGGCACCGTGCCCGTGCGCGACCCGGAGAACGGGGTGCGGGTGGTGCCCGCGTGGGAGGAGCGGTACGCGTGGCGCGGCGTCCACGACCCGCTGCCGCGCGCCGAGGTCGACGGCGTCGCCGTCATGGCCAACGAGCGCTCCCTGGCCGCGCCGCTCGGCACCGAGTTCGCACCGCCGCACCGCGCCCGCCGCATCGCCGAACTGCTCGCCGGACGGGAGACCTGGGCCGCCGCGGACATGGCCGCCGTGCACACCGACACTGCGCTGGCCTCCGCCAAGCCCCTTCTCGACCTGGTCGAGTGCCTCGACGGACTCTCCCCGGAGGCCGCCCGGCTGCGCGCGTCGCTGCTGAACTGGGACCGGCGGATGGAGTCGGGCAGCGTGCGCGCCGCCGCGTACGCCCGGGTCCGGTCCGCCGTCGTGCTGCGGATCGCCGCCCATCCGTCCCTCGCGACCCTGACCGGTCTGGGCCCCGGCTACCCGGAGGTCTTCCGGCCCTGGCTCGCGCTCGTACCGCGCGTCGCGTACGGCCTGGAGAACCTGCTGACGGCCGACCGGCTCCCGTACGGGGACCGGCTCACGGCCGTCCGGGAGGCGGTCGAGGAGGTCGCGGGCGCGGCGGAGGCGACCTGGGGCGAGCTGCACCGGCTCGCCGCCTGGCAGGCGCTGCCCGACCACGGCGCCGAGCGGCCCGCCCTCGGCGGCGACCACGACTGCGTGCTGTCCACGTCGAGCGTGCCCGGCATCACCGACCTCGCCGCGCGCGGGCCCGCCGCCCGCTATGTGTGGGACCTCGCGCGGCGCGACAACAGCCGCTGGATCGTGCCGCACGGCGCGTCCGGCGTCCCCGGCACGCCCCACCACCGCGACCAGCTGCCCCTGTGGCTGCGCGGCGAACCCGCCCCGGTCGTCACCGACTTCGACCGGCTCACCCCGAGCAAGGAGACCCCAGTGCTGGACGTGTACGAGCGTGCTGTCGACGGCTTCGGCACCTTCCGGCTCGGGCCCGTCGACCCGGCCGGCGCCGACATCGACGTGCTGCACGGCTGGGTGCGCGAGGAGCGTGCCGTCTTCTGGGGGATGACCGGCCTGGACCGCGACGCCGTCCGCGACATCTACGCGCACATGGACACCCTCGACACCCACCACGCCTTCCTGGTCCGCCTCGACGGGGTCCCGGTCGCGCTCTTCCAGACGTACGAGCCGGAGGCCGACCGGGTCAGCGAGTGCTACGAGGTGCGGGACGGGGACATCGGCGTGCATCTGCTCGTCGGGCCGCCCGCCGGGAGGACCGGCGCCCGGCACGGGTTCACCGGGGCCCTGGCCGACGTCCTCGTCTCGTACGCGCTCGACGGGCTCGGCGCGAAGCGGATCGTCGTCGAGCCGGACGCTCGCAACGACAAGGCGATCGCGCTGTTCGCCCGCTCCGGGTTCGAGCTCGTCGGCGGGATCGTGCTGCCGGAGGTGGACCTGCCCGAGGTGTACCTGCCGGAGAAGCGCGCCCAACTGGCGCTCTACACAAGGTAG
- a CDS encoding sulfite exporter TauE/SafE family protein: MDVMEAVAIGAAGVAAGGMNAVVGSGTLITFPTLLAFGYPPVLANVSNNVGLVPGVLSAAYGYRRELRGQRRRLIRFGAASLLGGLVGALLLLRLPDAAFRRIVPVLILTACVLVLVQPRLNRWMKARQDQRGAARTDGGVPMWLGVLGTGVYGGYFGAAQGVLLMGMFGAVLRDDLQRLNAAKNVLASLVNGIAAVVFIAVADVDWAVAALIAAGSTAGGLLGARVGRRLPPTALRAVIVTVGVTASALLIARS; this comes from the coding sequence GTGGACGTGATGGAAGCGGTGGCGATCGGCGCCGCCGGGGTCGCGGCGGGCGGCATGAACGCGGTGGTCGGCTCCGGCACCCTGATCACGTTCCCGACCCTGCTCGCCTTCGGCTACCCGCCGGTGCTCGCGAACGTCTCCAACAACGTGGGCCTGGTGCCCGGGGTGCTCTCGGCCGCGTACGGCTACCGGCGCGAACTGCGCGGCCAGCGGCGGCGGTTGATCCGGTTCGGCGCCGCGTCGCTGCTCGGCGGGCTCGTGGGGGCGCTGCTCCTGCTGCGGCTGCCCGACGCCGCGTTCCGCCGCATCGTGCCGGTCCTGATCCTCACCGCGTGCGTCCTCGTCCTGGTCCAGCCGCGGCTGAACCGGTGGATGAAGGCGCGGCAGGACCAGAGGGGGGCCGCCCGTACCGACGGCGGTGTGCCGATGTGGCTCGGCGTCCTCGGTACGGGCGTCTACGGCGGCTACTTCGGGGCCGCCCAGGGCGTGCTGCTCATGGGCATGTTCGGGGCGGTGCTCCGCGACGACCTGCAACGCCTGAACGCCGCGAAGAACGTGCTGGCGTCGCTGGTCAACGGCATCGCCGCCGTCGTCTTCATCGCGGTCGCCGACGTCGACTGGGCGGTGGCGGCGCTGATCGCGGCGGGCTCCACGGCGGGCGGCCTGCTCGGCGCCCGCGTGGGCCGCAGGCTGCCGCCGACCGCGCTGCGGGCCGTCATCGTCACGGTCGGCGTCACCGCCTCGGCCCTGCTGATCGCCCGCTCCTGA
- a CDS encoding LysR family transcriptional regulator, whose translation MTLDDLRVFVAVCRAGSLSAVARDLSCTQSAVSQHVKRLEKETGIGLLERHARGVVPTPAGRILRAAAADGIGALDDALRRLDDLARGASGSVRVTTGATSVRHFMAEAIVAYRRGHPQISLEFQTVSSSRSCFEALAAHDLDLAWITMGPVERGIELRPVVELPWVLAVQEHDPLAARLSVEPADLADSAQLILPPEHSTSRSHLNDRFAELGIAGAAAAGTGIADWDTAAHLAQLGLGHAVVPDLPGLRGPGHPGLVLVPVPCLPPLQVGWAVRRWAALSPPARAFADLVEASCPGATVRPNG comes from the coding sequence GTGACCCTCGACGACCTCCGCGTCTTCGTCGCCGTCTGCCGCGCGGGCAGTCTCAGCGCCGTCGCACGCGACCTTTCCTGCACGCAGTCCGCCGTCAGCCAGCACGTCAAGCGGCTGGAGAAGGAGACCGGCATCGGGCTGCTCGAACGGCATGCGCGCGGGGTCGTGCCCACCCCCGCCGGCCGGATCCTGCGCGCCGCGGCGGCCGACGGGATCGGCGCCCTCGACGACGCGCTGCGCCGCCTGGACGACCTGGCGCGCGGCGCGAGCGGCTCGGTGCGGGTGACCACCGGCGCCACCTCGGTGCGGCACTTCATGGCCGAGGCGATCGTCGCCTACCGGCGCGGGCACCCGCAGATCAGCCTGGAGTTCCAGACGGTCAGCTCCAGCCGCAGCTGCTTCGAGGCGCTGGCCGCGCACGACCTGGACCTCGCCTGGATCACCATGGGGCCCGTCGAGCGCGGCATCGAGCTGCGGCCCGTGGTCGAGCTGCCCTGGGTGCTCGCCGTGCAGGAGCACGACCCGCTGGCCGCCAGGCTGTCCGTCGAACCGGCCGATCTGGCGGACTCGGCGCAGCTGATCCTGCCGCCCGAGCACTCCACGTCCCGCTCCCATCTGAACGACCGCTTCGCCGAGCTGGGCATCGCGGGCGCGGCGGCCGCGGGCACCGGCATCGCCGACTGGGACACCGCCGCGCACCTGGCGCAGCTCGGTCTCGGCCACGCCGTCGTCCCCGATCTGCCGGGCCTGCGCGGCCCCGGCCACCCCGGGCTCGTCCTCGTCCCCGTCCCCTGCCTGCCGCCGCTCCAGGTCGGCTGGGCGGTGCGCCGCTGGGCCGCGCTGTCGCCGCCCGCCCGCGCCTTCGCGGACCTGGTGGAGGCCAGCTGCCCCGGCGCCACGGTGCGCCCGAACGGCTGA
- a CDS encoding cupin, giving the protein MTTTHHLAALADDHLAAARSAPHGRSAELILHEDQLRQSVIALVEGNALEEHNAPPAAALQILTGRVRLTAVSGDVELGAGDLRPIPQERHGLVALTDAVVLLTAVTA; this is encoded by the coding sequence ATGACGACCACACACCATCTCGCCGCCCTCGCCGACGACCACCTGGCCGCGGCCCGCTCGGCCCCGCACGGCCGCAGCGCCGAACTGATTCTGCACGAGGACCAGTTGCGGCAGAGCGTCATCGCCCTGGTGGAGGGCAACGCCCTGGAGGAGCACAACGCCCCGCCCGCGGCCGCCCTCCAGATCCTCACCGGCCGCGTCCGCCTGACCGCCGTCTCGGGCGACGTGGAACTGGGCGCGGGCGATCTGCGGCCGATCCCCCAGGAGCGGCACGGGCTGGTGGCGCTGACCGACGCGGTGGTGCTGCTGACGGCGGTGACGGCCTGA
- a CDS encoding BTAD domain-containing putative transcriptional regulator gives MWFGVLGGLVVRERGGGDAVGVPELKVRALLAVLLAHEGRVVSVDRLVEDLWGARPPGKPANALQAKVSQLRRAVGRARVVRQAPGYRLDLTGAEVDAVTFRDLVERARAASDPARRVELLDSALELWRGPAFADFADADFVREPVRRLEEVRLVALEERAAARIASGRHGLVAGELGGLVARHPLRERLRALHMRALYLAGRQGEALASYEELRRVLARDLGVDPTPDLASLHTRILRHEPLSPDGPAQPADAPAPHLPAPPTPLIGRDRDLVEVRALLAGNRLVTLTGPGGVGKTRLAVAAARRAGAPGGVWLVELAGLPGGSDADDLAQAVAAALGLREDAPHAGPPGDAPVRRLAAALRERDGLLVLDNCEHVVEAAAELAYVLLRSTSRLRVLATGQEPLGLTGSGEAVRAVEPLRAADAVSLFTARAAASAPGYDPADAPEAVAEICRRLDGIPLALELAATRVRALGVRELAARIDDRFRLLGARQRGVPARQSTLRAVLDWSWELLGGPERTVLRRLAVHRDGCALDAAEAVCAGGEVAREDVLDLVTRLVERSLVVAVPGPRPRYRLLESVAAYALERLTGQEDTAVRDRHLRYYLGLAERAAPRLRGAGQQEWLGLLDAEAGNLRAALDTAVRADPDAARRLGAALAWWWLLRGRLTEGHRALSALPDPARDGELRALTGAFALLTGAVGPAAAALPADGVSAPTSWLCAYALFHGGAPDACGRLLDACPPPGDDTWATAATLALRALHALIRGDLSALERDGRRAAALLRERGDRWGELQTVGPLAALAEIRGDYEEAETLGRAGLALAEELGLAAEVAARLSGLGRVALLRHDWARARDLHEQARARAVEQGYRYGEVHAEMGLALGARRAGDLDAARAHLVRLRDGHGDVSSPAGDHLCAAEFGFLAELDGDAVAARAHHLRGLAAARVLAEPRAYALTLEGLAGAVSLAGDAAGAALLLGAADAARRGVGAPLPAAESGDVERITARVRGALGGALFGVRFREGAALEPEKALGAVL, from the coding sequence ATGTGGTTCGGGGTGTTGGGGGGACTCGTCGTCCGGGAGCGCGGCGGCGGGGACGCGGTCGGGGTGCCCGAGCTGAAGGTGCGGGCGCTGCTGGCCGTGCTGCTGGCGCACGAGGGGCGGGTCGTCTCCGTGGACCGGCTCGTGGAGGACCTGTGGGGCGCGCGGCCGCCGGGCAAACCGGCCAACGCGCTTCAGGCCAAGGTGTCCCAGCTGCGCCGGGCCGTCGGCCGCGCGCGGGTGGTGCGGCAGGCGCCGGGCTACCGGCTCGACCTGACCGGCGCCGAGGTGGACGCGGTGACGTTCCGGGACCTCGTGGAGCGGGCGCGGGCCGCCTCGGATCCGGCACGACGGGTCGAACTCCTCGACTCCGCGCTGGAGTTGTGGCGCGGACCGGCGTTCGCCGACTTCGCCGACGCCGACTTCGTACGGGAACCGGTGCGGCGGCTGGAGGAGGTGCGCCTGGTCGCGCTGGAGGAGCGGGCCGCCGCCCGGATCGCGTCGGGGCGGCACGGGCTGGTCGCCGGTGAGCTGGGCGGGCTCGTGGCCCGGCACCCGCTGCGGGAGCGGCTGCGGGCGCTGCACATGCGCGCCCTGTATCTCGCCGGGCGACAGGGCGAGGCCCTCGCCTCGTACGAGGAACTGCGCCGGGTTCTCGCACGCGACCTGGGGGTGGACCCGACTCCGGACCTGGCGTCCCTGCACACCCGGATCCTGCGGCACGAGCCCCTGTCCCCGGACGGCCCCGCGCAGCCTGCGGACGCCCCCGCGCCGCACCTCCCGGCCCCACCGACCCCCCTCATCGGCCGGGACCGGGATCTCGTCGAGGTCCGCGCTCTCCTCGCCGGGAACCGGCTGGTGACGCTGACCGGGCCGGGCGGGGTGGGCAAGACCCGGCTGGCGGTGGCGGCCGCCCGGCGGGCCGGTGCGCCCGGCGGCGTGTGGCTCGTCGAGCTCGCGGGGCTGCCCGGCGGCAGCGACGCCGACGATCTCGCGCAGGCCGTCGCCGCCGCCCTCGGCCTGCGCGAGGACGCGCCCCACGCGGGCCCGCCCGGCGACGCGCCCGTGCGGCGGCTCGCCGCCGCCCTGCGCGAGCGCGACGGGCTCCTCGTCCTCGACAACTGCGAGCACGTCGTCGAGGCCGCCGCCGAACTGGCGTACGTCCTGCTGCGCTCGACCTCGCGGCTGCGCGTCCTCGCCACCGGCCAGGAACCCCTGGGGCTGACCGGCTCCGGGGAGGCCGTGCGGGCCGTGGAACCGCTGCGGGCGGCCGACGCCGTCAGCCTGTTCACGGCGCGGGCCGCCGCCTCGGCGCCCGGGTACGACCCCGCCGACGCCCCTGAGGCCGTCGCCGAGATCTGCCGCCGCCTCGACGGCATCCCGCTCGCCCTCGAACTGGCCGCCACCCGCGTACGGGCCCTGGGCGTACGGGAACTGGCCGCGCGCATCGACGACCGGTTCCGGCTGCTCGGGGCACGGCAGCGCGGCGTGCCCGCACGGCAGAGCACTCTGCGGGCGGTGCTCGACTGGAGCTGGGAGCTGCTCGGCGGCCCGGAGCGGACCGTGCTGCGGCGCCTTGCCGTGCACCGGGACGGCTGCGCCCTGGACGCGGCGGAAGCGGTGTGCGCGGGCGGGGAGGTGGCCCGCGAGGACGTCCTGGATCTCGTGACGCGCCTGGTCGAACGGTCCCTGGTCGTGGCCGTGCCCGGTCCCCGGCCGCGCTACCGGCTGCTGGAGTCCGTCGCCGCATACGCCCTGGAACGGCTCACGGGCCAGGAGGACACCGCCGTACGGGACCGGCACCTGCGGTACTACCTCGGGCTCGCGGAGCGGGCCGCGCCCCGGCTGCGCGGCGCCGGCCAGCAGGAGTGGCTCGGGCTGCTCGACGCCGAGGCCGGGAACCTGCGGGCCGCCCTCGACACGGCGGTCCGCGCCGACCCCGACGCGGCGCGGCGGCTCGGCGCGGCGCTCGCCTGGTGGTGGCTGCTGCGCGGCCGCCTCACCGAAGGACACCGGGCCCTGTCGGCGCTGCCCGACCCGGCCCGCGACGGTGAACTGCGTGCGCTGACAGGCGCGTTCGCCCTGCTGACCGGGGCCGTGGGCCCGGCCGCCGCCGCGCTCCCGGCGGACGGTGTGTCGGCCCCCACGTCCTGGCTCTGCGCCTACGCCCTGTTCCACGGCGGCGCCCCCGACGCCTGCGGACGCCTGCTCGACGCGTGCCCGCCGCCCGGGGACGACACCTGGGCCACCGCCGCCACCCTCGCCCTGCGCGCACTGCACGCCCTGATCCGCGGCGACCTGTCCGCGCTGGAACGGGACGGCCGCCGCGCGGCCGCGCTGCTGCGGGAACGCGGCGACCGGTGGGGCGAGTTGCAGACCGTCGGGCCGCTCGCCGCGCTGGCCGAGATCCGGGGCGACTACGAGGAGGCGGAGACGCTCGGCCGGGCCGGGCTCGCCCTGGCCGAGGAGCTCGGGCTCGCCGCCGAGGTCGCGGCCCGCCTCTCCGGGCTCGGCCGCGTCGCCCTGCTGCGGCACGACTGGGCCCGCGCCCGCGACCTGCACGAACAGGCGCGGGCCCGGGCCGTCGAGCAGGGCTACCGGTACGGGGAGGTGCACGCCGAGATGGGGCTGGCCCTCGGCGCCCGCCGTGCGGGTGACCTCGACGCGGCCCGGGCGCACCTGGTCCGGCTGCGCGACGGCCACGGGGACGTCTCCTCCCCCGCCGGCGACCATCTCTGCGCCGCCGAGTTCGGGTTCCTCGCCGAGCTGGACGGCGATGCCGTCGCCGCCCGCGCCCACCATCTGCGCGGCCTGGCCGCCGCCCGGGTCCTCGCCGAGCCGCGCGCCTACGCGCTGACGCTGGAGGGGCTGGCCGGGGCGGTGTCCCTGGCGGGCGACGCGGCGGGGGCCGCGCTGCTGCTGGGCGCGGCGGACGCGGCCCGGCGGGGTGTCGGGGCGCCGCTGCCCGCGGCGGAGAGCGGCGACGTGGAGCGGATCACGGCCCGGGTCCGCGGCGCCCTGGGCGGCGCGCTGTTCGGCGTACGGTTCCGGGAGGGCGCCGCGCTGGAGCCGGAGAAGGCGCTCGGCGCGGTGCTGTGA
- a CDS encoding MFS transporter, producing MSDTTTTGTSQQPPEAAAPPPTKLPLPALLALATAVFVTSLTETLPAGLLPAMSRSLGATESATGQTVTVYAAGTFLTAIPLTAATAGWNRGRLLLTAMAGFAVANTVTALSSSYALTMTARFVAGVAAGLAWALLAGYARRLAPPDLEGKAIAIAMAGIPVALSLGVPAGTFLGTTLGWRTAFLAMTGLTVVLLAWIRLTVPDHPGRERAARTPMRHALRVPGVPAVLTVTLVFVLAHTILYAYIAPFLDDIGLGGSTDLILLVFGAASLLSIWAVGALVHRRLRGLTLAGTVLVAAAAILLALTGGSAAPVCVAAALWGLGWGGIPTLLQTAAGRAGGEQADSAQALLVTLWNVAMAGGGVAGGVLLHLSGPAALPWAVPLLLTPVLAVITASRAHGFPRP from the coding sequence ATGTCTGACACGACGACCACAGGGACCTCGCAGCAGCCACCGGAGGCAGCGGCCCCACCGCCGACGAAACTGCCCCTGCCCGCCCTCCTCGCCCTGGCCACCGCCGTCTTCGTCACGAGCCTCACCGAGACCCTCCCGGCGGGCCTGCTCCCGGCGATGAGCCGCTCGCTGGGCGCCACGGAGTCGGCCACCGGCCAGACCGTCACCGTCTACGCCGCCGGCACCTTCCTCACCGCGATCCCCCTCACCGCCGCGACGGCCGGCTGGAACCGCGGCCGCCTCCTGCTCACGGCCATGGCCGGGTTCGCCGTCGCCAACACGGTGACGGCGCTCTCGTCCTCGTACGCCCTGACGATGACGGCCCGTTTCGTCGCCGGTGTCGCCGCCGGTCTCGCCTGGGCGCTCCTGGCCGGCTACGCGCGCCGCCTCGCCCCGCCGGACCTGGAGGGCAAGGCCATCGCGATCGCCATGGCGGGCATCCCCGTGGCGCTCTCCCTCGGCGTCCCGGCCGGCACCTTCCTCGGCACGACGCTCGGCTGGCGCACCGCGTTCCTGGCGATGACCGGGCTCACGGTGGTCCTGCTCGCCTGGATCCGGCTGACGGTCCCGGACCACCCCGGCCGGGAACGCGCGGCCCGCACCCCGATGCGGCACGCCCTGCGCGTCCCCGGGGTCCCCGCCGTCCTCACCGTCACCCTGGTCTTCGTCCTGGCGCACACGATCCTCTACGCGTACATCGCCCCGTTCCTCGACGACATCGGCCTGGGCGGCTCGACCGACCTGATCCTGCTGGTCTTCGGCGCGGCCTCGCTGCTGTCCATCTGGGCCGTCGGCGCCCTCGTCCACCGCAGGCTGCGCGGGCTCACGCTCGCCGGGACCGTCCTGGTGGCCGCGGCCGCGATCCTCCTCGCGCTGACCGGCGGCTCCGCCGCGCCGGTCTGTGTCGCGGCCGCGCTGTGGGGCCTGGGCTGGGGCGGCATCCCGACGCTGCTCCAGACGGCGGCGGGCCGCGCGGGCGGCGAACAGGCCGACTCCGCACAGGCGTTGCTGGTCACGCTCTGGAACGTCGCGATGGCGGGCGGCGGCGTCGCGGGCGGCGTCCTGCTCCACCTCTCCGGACCGGCCGCGCTCCCCTGGGCGGTGCCGCTGCTCCTGACACCGGTCCTGGCAGTGATCACCGCCTCCCGCGCCCACGGCTTCCCCCGGCCTTGA